The proteins below come from a single Nitrospirota bacterium genomic window:
- a CDS encoding ABC transporter ATP-binding protein, which yields MIILDNISKSFNATHAVKNISLTVNIGEIFGIVGPNGAGKTTTIRMMTGLLTPDKGKIVIGKYDIVNESIKAKSMLGYVPDKAFLYEKLTAREFLIFISSIYSIPRNEALSRIDEMLELFGIKDVEDELIESFSQGMRQRLLFASALIHRPEVFLIDEPFMGLDPFGVRMLKGVIKDLSSKSVTIFLATHSLHIAEELCHRVGFINKGSIISIKTKEEISGMDGGLEGLFLKMGSE from the coding sequence ATGATAATCCTTGATAACATCTCCAAATCTTTCAACGCCACACATGCAGTAAAAAATATTTCATTGACTGTAAACATCGGTGAGATTTTTGGCATTGTCGGCCCGAACGGGGCAGGAAAGACCACGACAATAAGGATGATGACAGGGCTTCTCACACCTGACAAAGGAAAGATTGTCATAGGGAAATATGACATTGTTAATGAATCAATAAAGGCAAAATCAATGCTCGGTTATGTGCCTGACAAGGCATTTCTCTATGAAAAACTTACTGCGAGGGAATTCCTCATATTTATCTCGTCAATATACAGCATCCCCCGGAACGAAGCGTTATCAAGAATAGACGAAATGCTTGAGCTGTTCGGCATCAAGGATGTTGAAGACGAGTTGATAGAGAGTTTTTCGCAGGGCATGAGGCAGAGGCTGCTCTTTGCATCTGCCCTTATTCATAGGCCTGAAGTGTTTCTGATAGATGAGCCCTTTATGGGGCTGGACCCGTTCGGCGTAAGGATGCTCAAAGGCGTAATTAAGGATTTAAGCTCAAAAAGCGTTACGATATTCCTTGCAACCCACAGCCTTCATATTGCTGAGGAGCTATGCCACAGGGTAGGGTTCATTAACAAAGGCTCAATAATCTCAATAAAAACAAAAGAGGAAATATCAGGTATGGATGGCGGACTTGAAGGGTTGTTTTTAAAGATGGGAAGTGAATGA
- a CDS encoding M48 family metallopeptidase, with translation MKGYQIILLISYILIALFGYWLKFLNLSHLRKYGDVVPEEFKDYIDEDLLKKTRDYTLEHSRFGFIESIFGNILVLAFFFGGLLNMYNSWIVSFNMPFILSGLVFFLVLSYANTIISIPFDLYSTFRIENKYGFNTMTWKLWISDFIKSIILSTIFIGIMTSGALYLMKASPDFWWLFVWLFFLLFSIFMMYISPYVIEPLFNKFTPIEDEEIEGSIRDLMKKVGIKISRVFKIDASKRSTHTNAYFTGIGKVKRIVLYDTLLKKMEKSEILSVLAHEAGHWKKKHVLKMIIVIEAMSLIGIYISFMMIKSGILIRIFNIQNDTVFASLLILGFIGGIVSFPLTPIFSYFSRRHEREADRFAAEMTENREAMATSLIKLSKDNLSNLHPHPLYASFYYSHPPVVQRIREIRGQQ, from the coding sequence GTGAAAGGTTATCAAATTATTCTGCTGATAAGCTATATCCTTATTGCCCTCTTCGGCTATTGGCTTAAGTTTCTCAATCTGAGCCATCTGAGAAAATACGGCGATGTTGTGCCTGAAGAATTCAAGGATTATATTGATGAAGACTTGTTGAAAAAGACAAGGGACTATACTCTGGAACACAGCCGGTTTGGGTTCATAGAATCCATCTTCGGAAACATTCTTGTTCTGGCATTTTTCTTCGGAGGATTGCTGAATATGTATAACTCTTGGATTGTCTCCTTCAATATGCCATTTATTCTTAGCGGATTAGTTTTCTTCCTTGTCCTGAGTTATGCAAATACAATTATTTCCATTCCTTTTGACCTTTACAGCACATTCAGGATTGAAAACAAGTACGGTTTTAACACAATGACATGGAAACTCTGGATAAGCGATTTCATAAAATCAATTATACTCTCCACAATATTCATAGGCATTATGACATCAGGCGCATTGTATCTGATGAAGGCAAGCCCTGATTTTTGGTGGCTGTTTGTCTGGCTCTTTTTCCTCCTATTCAGCATCTTCATGATGTATATCTCGCCCTATGTTATTGAGCCGCTATTCAACAAGTTTACTCCGATAGAGGATGAGGAGATTGAAGGCTCAATAAGGGACTTAATGAAAAAGGTCGGGATAAAGATAAGCAGGGTATTCAAGATTGATGCGTCAAAGCGAAGCACACACACAAATGCATATTTTACAGGGATAGGAAAGGTAAAAAGGATTGTGCTTTATGACACGCTTTTGAAGAAGATGGAAAAGAGCGAGATTCTCTCTGTTCTTGCGCATGAGGCAGGGCACTGGAAGAAAAAGCACGTCCTTAAAATGATTATTGTTATAGAGGCAATGTCCCTGATAGGCATTTATATTTCGTTCATGATGATAAAATCGGGAATTCTTATAAGGATTTTCAATATTCAGAATGATACAGTTTTTGCAAGCCTTCTCATATTGGGGTTTATCGGAGGAATAGTATCTTTCCCGCTGACGCCTATATTCAGCTATTTTTCAAGAAGACATGAAAGGGAGGCTGACAGGTTTGCTGCTGAGATGACAGAGAACCGGGAGGCAATGGCAACATCATTGATAAAACTCTCAAAAGATAATCTTTCAAATCTCCATCCCCATCCGTTATATGCAAGCTTTTATTATTCCCATCCTCCCGTTGTTCAGAGGATAAGGGAGATAAGAGGACAGCAATGA
- the tsaA gene encoding tRNA (N6-threonylcarbamoyladenosine(37)-N6)-methyltransferase TrmO — MIMELIGIIHTPYKEKDKCPIQPLYAPDTIGRVEVFEKYAAGLKDIETFSHIYLLYQFDRAGKIELIRPTFLDDESHGIFATRHPCRPNGIGMSIVKLKKRENNVLIVEGIDVLNMTPLLDIKPYIPRFDRIETATEGWTANKQWRPKPEGRE; from the coding sequence ATGATAATGGAACTGATTGGTATCATTCATACGCCATACAAGGAAAAGGACAAATGTCCGATCCAACCCTTATACGCGCCTGATACAATAGGCCGTGTGGAAGTATTTGAAAAATACGCAGCAGGACTAAAAGATATAGAGACCTTTTCTCACATTTATCTGCTTTATCAGTTTGACAGGGCGGGAAAAATAGAATTAATAAGACCAACTTTTTTAGATGATGAATCCCACGGAATATTTGCAACAAGGCACCCATGCAGACCAAATGGTATTGGGATGTCCATTGTAAAATTAAAGAAGAGAGAGAATAATGTTCTGATAGTGGAAGGCATTGATGTATTAAACATGACTCCATTGCTCGACATAAAGCCATACATACCACGGTTCGACCGTATTGAAACAGCAACTGAAGGGTGGACGGCCAACAAACAATGGCGGCCAAAGCCAGAGGGAAGAGAGTGA
- a CDS encoding transglutaminase domain-containing protein: MANITPKRLFYAAIVVLWIVTTALLLFRHYGLNQAAHYAADKNIFSEELYKGQWMGLYYKGEKTGYSHRKVEKAGDGYKISEQTKMRLNVMNVQKDMETFTAAYLGPDMKLRSFDFMLNSDVTMNIKGRVEGKNLKVSMETAGTKSEQMIALKDEPSLNLSLIPNILDGGIKTGKKLSMSIIDPLTMTRERIFVEVEGKERIMSMNVMREVFRLRGSFKGIEFSVWLTEKGEVLREESPLGFVLIKETEADAIQLGNPSVDIIAQVAVPFNLKLPYDTKYLRVKLSGVDLKVLELDGGRQNLRGDVLEIKKEEIQSSLHRRVAGATKSKVESLKSPEEYLKDTMFIQSKDSEIISMAKEIVRDEKDALKKARLLYVWVYRNIRKTPAITIPIATEVLKSRRGDCNEHTTLYAALARAAGIPTRIALGLTYKDGYFYYHAWPEIFIGQWIAIDPTLGQFPADASHIRITTGDIDKQMQILAVIGKIRIEGLEYR, translated from the coding sequence ATGGCAAACATCACACCTAAAAGACTTTTCTATGCCGCCATTGTTGTTTTATGGATTGTTACGACTGCCCTCCTTTTATTCAGGCATTACGGATTAAATCAGGCTGCGCATTATGCTGCGGATAAGAATATTTTCTCTGAAGAACTGTACAAAGGGCAGTGGATGGGGCTTTATTATAAGGGCGAAAAAACAGGATACTCCCACAGGAAAGTTGAAAAGGCAGGTGACGGGTATAAAATTTCAGAGCAGACGAAGATGAGGCTCAATGTTATGAATGTTCAGAAGGATATGGAGACATTTACCGCCGCATATCTTGGTCCTGATATGAAACTTAGATCCTTTGACTTTATGCTCAATTCTGATGTGACTATGAATATCAAGGGAAGGGTAGAGGGCAAAAATCTGAAGGTATCTATGGAAACTGCGGGTACAAAATCTGAACAGATGATTGCCTTGAAAGATGAGCCCTCTCTTAATCTCTCGCTGATTCCTAATATTCTTGATGGAGGGATTAAAACAGGAAAGAAACTCAGCATGAGTATCATTGATCCCCTGACCATGACTCGGGAGCGCATTTTTGTTGAGGTGGAAGGGAAAGAGCGGATAATGTCAATGAATGTTATGCGTGAGGTTTTCAGGCTGCGCGGGTCGTTTAAGGGAATTGAATTTTCAGTATGGCTTACTGAAAAGGGAGAGGTATTAAGAGAGGAAAGTCCGCTTGGATTTGTATTGATTAAAGAAACCGAAGCTGATGCAATACAATTAGGGAACCCGTCCGTGGACATTATTGCACAGGTTGCAGTGCCGTTTAATTTAAAACTCCCATACGATACAAAATATCTCAGGGTAAAGCTTTCAGGAGTTGATTTAAAGGTTCTTGAACTTGACGGCGGAAGGCAGAATCTCAGAGGAGATGTGCTGGAGATTAAAAAAGAGGAAATTCAAAGTTCTCTCCACAGGCGAGTCGCCGGGGCGACAAAGTCCAAAGTTGAAAGTTTAAAGTCTCCGGAAGAATATTTAAAGGATACGATGTTTATTCAGTCAAAAGACTCTGAGATTATTTCTATGGCAAAGGAAATTGTGAGAGATGAAAAAGATGCATTAAAGAAGGCGAGGCTTCTTTATGTTTGGGTTTACAGGAATATCAGAAAGACTCCGGCGATAACAATCCCGATAGCAACAGAGGTACTGAAATCAAGGAGGGGCGACTGTAATGAGCATACTACGCTCTATGCCGCACTTGCGCGCGCAGCGGGGATACCAACAAGGATTGCCCTCGGGCTTACGTATAAGGACGGCTATTTTTATTATCATGCATGGCCTGAGATATTTATTGGTCAATGGATTGCGATTGACCCGACGCTCGGACAATTTCCGGCAGACGCATCGCACATAAGGATTACAACAGGCGATATAGACAAACAGATGCAGATTCTTGCTGTTATAGGAAAGATAAGGATTGAGGGGCTGGAGTATAGGTAG
- the fdnG gene encoding formate dehydrogenase-N subunit alpha, with product MAISRRDFLKFSGGTAVAAGAASLGLTPEETAAKELELRTKGAKETKTICPYCSVGCGMVVHTKDGKVINTEGDVEHPISEGTLCSKGASLYQIINNPARLTKPRYRAAGASEWKEVEWDWTLDEIAKRIKATRDKTFNTTSKSKVKEKQADGTEKEVEKDFVVNRTDSIAHVGSANIDNEECYILQKLLRSWGLVYIEHQARIUHSPTVAALAESFGRGAMTNHWIDFKNADVILVMGANPAENHPISMKWIMKAREQRGAKLIVVDPRFTRTASKADIYAPMRSGTDIAFLGGMIKYILDNNLYFRDYVVNYTNATFLVNPEFKGPGELNGVFSGYDEKTRKYDKKTWSFQMDEKGLPKKDMTLKDPNCVFQLMRKHYSRYTLDKVAGITGTPKEKLVEVYKTYASTGRPNRAGTELYAMGWTQHTVGTQNIRTMSIIQLLLGNMGIAGGGINALRGASNVQGSTDHGLLFHILPGYLPVPTATIADLKTYIEKFTPKTKDPKSVNWWGNRGKYITSYLKAIWGTNGTAANGFGYEWLPKLDEGQNGSWLVLFDQMFKGKFEGFFAWGQNPACSGANAGKVRKALSKLKWMVNVTLFDDETGSFWRGPEMNPKEIQTEVFQLPVTSCVEKEGSFTNSGRLAQWRYKAIEPAGESMPDSWTINELHFRVKKLYQKKGGKFPEPILNLTWDYGKKGPDGKIKKLDIHSIAKEINGYYLEDLFDKKATPPKQLGKKGHLATNFVTLQADGTTSCGNWLYGGSYTEKDDKVVNMMARRGKKDIGGLGMYPEWAWCWPLNRRIIYNRASVDPQGKPWDTKRAVIKWNPNKLDPKTKKTAPGWDGDVPDGPAPPLADEKAGKYPFIMRADGMGAIFGPGLVDGPFPEHYEPLECPVQENPMSKKHRINPTVKLFYGVTGPHDKPAKDGGLPEDVFFSCDIRYPYVATTYRVSEHWQTGVLTRHEPWQLEMMPQQFVEISNELAKEKGIKNGDKVTVSSGRGKVWAVAWVTDRFKPFKVMNTTVHQVGLPWCFGWQYPEDGSGGDSSNLLTPTIGDANTMIPETKAFMVNIEKA from the coding sequence ATGGCTATTTCAAGACGTGATTTCTTAAAGTTCTCCGGCGGCACTGCTGTAGCTGCCGGAGCCGCAAGCCTCGGCCTTACACCCGAAGAGACTGCAGCCAAGGAATTGGAACTCCGCACAAAAGGGGCAAAGGAGACAAAGACAATCTGCCCTTACTGCTCAGTAGGGTGCGGTATGGTCGTCCACACAAAAGACGGCAAGGTCATCAACACAGAAGGTGATGTAGAGCATCCAATCAGCGAAGGAACTCTTTGCTCCAAGGGAGCATCTCTGTATCAGATAATCAATAACCCCGCTCGGCTTACAAAACCGAGATACCGGGCTGCTGGCGCAAGTGAATGGAAAGAGGTTGAATGGGACTGGACGCTTGACGAGATTGCAAAAAGAATAAAGGCTACTCGTGACAAGACTTTCAATACTACCTCAAAATCAAAAGTGAAAGAAAAGCAGGCTGACGGCACGGAGAAAGAAGTAGAGAAGGATTTTGTCGTAAACAGAACAGACAGTATAGCGCATGTTGGAAGTGCAAATATTGACAATGAAGAATGTTACATACTTCAGAAACTCCTCCGTTCATGGGGGCTTGTATATATAGAGCATCAGGCGCGAATATGACACTCCCCAACTGTAGCGGCTCTGGCAGAGTCGTTCGGGAGAGGCGCAATGACAAATCACTGGATTGATTTCAAAAATGCAGATGTGATTCTTGTAATGGGAGCAAACCCCGCAGAGAACCATCCCATTTCAATGAAATGGATAATGAAGGCAAGGGAACAGCGAGGCGCTAAGCTTATTGTTGTTGACCCGCGCTTTACAAGGACCGCTTCAAAGGCAGACATATACGCTCCGATGCGTTCGGGTACGGATATCGCGTTCCTCGGCGGTATGATCAAATACATACTCGACAACAATCTCTATTTCAGGGATTACGTTGTCAACTATACCAACGCAACATTTCTCGTAAATCCCGAATTCAAAGGCCCCGGCGAGCTCAACGGCGTTTTCTCAGGATACGATGAAAAAACAAGGAAGTACGATAAAAAGACATGGTCTTTTCAGATGGATGAAAAAGGACTTCCGAAAAAAGACATGACTCTAAAAGACCCGAACTGCGTATTCCAGCTTATGAGAAAACATTACTCCAGATATACGCTTGATAAGGTCGCAGGCATAACCGGAACGCCAAAGGAGAAACTCGTTGAGGTCTATAAAACCTATGCATCTACGGGAAGGCCTAACAGGGCCGGCACAGAGCTTTACGCAATGGGCTGGACGCAGCATACTGTGGGAACTCAGAACATAAGGACGATGTCTATCATCCAGCTTCTCCTCGGCAACATGGGAATAGCTGGAGGCGGTATCAATGCCTTGAGGGGCGCATCAAATGTTCAGGGATCTACTGATCATGGGCTCTTGTTCCACATACTTCCCGGTTATCTCCCTGTGCCAACCGCTACTATTGCTGACCTAAAGACTTATATCGAAAAATTTACCCCTAAGACAAAAGATCCAAAGAGCGTCAACTGGTGGGGAAACAGAGGGAAATATATCACAAGCTATCTGAAGGCGATATGGGGCACAAACGGGACCGCTGCCAATGGTTTTGGTTATGAATGGCTTCCAAAGCTTGATGAAGGCCAAAACGGCTCATGGCTTGTGCTTTTTGACCAGATGTTCAAGGGAAAATTTGAAGGGTTCTTTGCATGGGGACAAAATCCGGCATGCTCAGGGGCTAATGCAGGAAAGGTAAGAAAGGCACTGTCAAAATTGAAATGGATGGTGAATGTAACTTTATTTGATGATGAAACAGGCTCTTTCTGGAGAGGCCCTGAAATGAATCCAAAGGAGATTCAGACAGAGGTATTCCAACTCCCTGTTACTTCCTGTGTTGAAAAAGAGGGTAGTTTTACAAACTCAGGGCGTCTTGCACAGTGGAGATATAAGGCAATAGAACCTGCAGGTGAATCCATGCCTGACTCATGGACAATAAACGAACTCCACTTTAGAGTGAAAAAACTTTATCAGAAAAAGGGCGGCAAATTCCCTGAGCCTATACTTAACCTCACATGGGATTATGGAAAGAAAGGGCCTGACGGCAAGATCAAAAAACTTGATATACACAGTATTGCAAAAGAGATTAACGGCTATTACCTTGAAGATCTCTTTGATAAAAAAGCAACCCCTCCGAAACAGCTTGGCAAAAAAGGACATCTCGCTACAAACTTTGTCACATTACAGGCAGACGGGACAACATCATGCGGAAACTGGTTATACGGCGGAAGCTACACTGAGAAAGACGACAAGGTTGTAAATATGATGGCAAGAAGAGGCAAGAAAGACATAGGAGGGCTCGGCATGTATCCTGAATGGGCATGGTGCTGGCCTTTAAACAGAAGGATAATCTATAACCGCGCATCTGTTGACCCGCAGGGTAAACCATGGGATACAAAAAGAGCTGTTATCAAATGGAATCCCAACAAGCTGGATCCAAAAACAAAGAAGACTGCCCCCGGATGGGATGGAGATGTGCCTGACGGGCCCGCTCCTCCGCTGGCTGATGAGAAAGCAGGCAAATATCCGTTTATCATGAGAGCAGACGGCATGGGCGCAATATTCGGGCCGGGACTTGTTGACGGGCCGTTCCCTGAGCATTATGAGCCTTTGGAATGTCCTGTTCAGGAAAATCCGATGTCCAAAAAACACAGAATAAATCCAACTGTAAAGCTGTTTTATGGCGTAACAGGTCCGCATGACAAGCCTGCAAAGGACGGCGGACTTCCGGAAGACGTATTCTTCTCATGCGACATAAGGTATCCATACGTTGCAACAACTTACCGCGTATCAGAGCACTGGCAGACAGGAGTTCTCACAAGACACGAACCTTGGCAGCTTGAAATGATGCCCCAGCAGTTTGTTGAGATCAGCAACGAACTTGCAAAAGAAAAGGGGATAAAGAACGGCGATAAGGTTACTGTATCTTCTGGCCGCGGAAAGGTATGGGCAGTTGCATGGGTAACTGACAGGTTCAAGCCCTTTAAGGTGATGAACACCACTGTTCATCAGGTAGGTTTGCCGTGGTGTTTTGGCTGGCAGTATCCAGAAGATGGCAGCGGCGGAGACAGCTCTAATCTTCTTACACCAACAATCGGCGATGCAAATACAATGATACCTGAAACAAAGGCCTTTATGGTCAACATAGAAAAGGCATAG
- a CDS encoding 4Fe-4S dicluster domain-containing protein, translated as MSRKALVISPELCIGCRGCQTACKSWNQLPAAKTSNKGTAENPPDLTPNLYNKIRYVEIPSESNPVRWLFVSQRCMHCDDAGCMKICPAPGALFKTKEGAVGFDKEKCIGCKLCVAGCPFNVPRYDEKDKITKCHLCSDRISQGLEPACAKTCPTGAISYGDRDSILKKTQGTGYQKLYGETDLGGLGVLYAFKDAPKVYGMEESPAIPDSIVFWHKVLKPLAYWGIGGAVVASLVHYVAFGPKKDEEVK; from the coding sequence ATGTCAAGAAAAGCATTAGTGATTTCTCCGGAATTATGTATAGGATGCAGGGGATGCCAGACAGCCTGCAAATCATGGAACCAGCTTCCTGCTGCAAAGACATCAAACAAAGGCACTGCTGAGAATCCGCCTGACCTTACACCGAATTTATACAACAAGATACGCTATGTTGAAATACCCTCAGAGTCAAATCCGGTAAGATGGCTCTTTGTCAGCCAGAGATGCATGCATTGCGATGACGCAGGATGCATGAAGATATGTCCTGCACCCGGCGCTTTATTCAAGACAAAGGAAGGCGCTGTCGGATTTGATAAGGAAAAATGCATTGGATGCAAGCTGTGCGTTGCAGGCTGTCCATTTAATGTCCCGCGATACGATGAAAAAGACAAGATTACAAAGTGTCACCTTTGCTCTGACAGAATATCGCAGGGACTTGAACCTGCCTGCGCAAAGACATGTCCTACGGGAGCGATATCCTATGGCGACAGGGATTCAATACTGAAGAAAACACAGGGCACAGGCTATCAGAAACTTTACGGAGAGACAGACCTCGGAGGTCTCGGAGTGCTCTACGCATTTAAAGATGCTCCAAAAGTTTATGGGATGGAGGAAAGTCCTGCAATCCCTGATAGTATAGTCTTCTGGCACAAAGTTCTGAAACCGCTTGCTTATTGGGGCATTGGAGGCGCAGTAGTCGCATCCCTCGTTCATTATGTTGCATTCGGCCCTAAAAAAGATGAGGAGGTGAAATGA
- a CDS encoding formate dehydrogenase subunit gamma: MANMVKKANAFEILNHWIMAVSFIILVVTGYGFLFHLEQLNSIFGNFNIMKNWHNWSGVVFAVSLFFTIFNYLPVSLSFGSDDIGWIFKAGGYFSKRAVVPPQDRLNAGQKLLYLIVLLLGTAIAVSGFIIWLRPAGVDIRKWVLLSHLVHNVGFVLMVAIIPVHIYLATLANPGTFRIMVYGTVPLEWAKKRHAKWVQKMGA; this comes from the coding sequence ATGGCTAACATGGTTAAAAAAGCAAATGCCTTTGAAATACTCAACCACTGGATTATGGCAGTAAGTTTCATTATACTCGTTGTAACCGGATACGGTTTTCTCTTCCACCTTGAACAGTTAAATTCAATCTTCGGCAATTTCAATATAATGAAAAACTGGCACAACTGGAGCGGCGTTGTATTCGCTGTATCCCTGTTCTTCACAATCTTCAATTACCTGCCTGTTTCGCTGAGCTTTGGCAGCGATGACATTGGATGGATATTTAAGGCAGGAGGATATTTCTCAAAGCGGGCAGTAGTTCCTCCTCAGGACAGATTAAATGCAGGGCAAAAACTGCTTTACCTTATTGTTCTGTTGCTCGGAACTGCAATTGCTGTTTCAGGGTTTATAATATGGCTCAGGCCTGCCGGAGTTGATATAAGAAAGTGGGTGCTTTTATCCCATCTTGTGCATAACGTGGGCTTTGTCCTGATGGTTGCGATTATCCCTGTTCACATCTATCTTGCAACCCTCGCAAACCCCGGGACATTCAGGATTATGGTTTACGGCACTGTGCCTCTTGAATGGGCTAAAAAGAGACATGCCAAATGGGTTCAGAAAATGGGGGCATAA
- a CDS encoding DNA helicase UvrD encodes MRFIADLHMHSRYSRATSRDMTPENLWKWSQLKGITVLGTGDFTHPQWLTEIREKLDNCGNGLFRLKKKHWLNDIPASCSSEMYFMLTAEISCIYSKNGRLRKIHSIVLAPDFNTAEKINSKLSKIGNLSADGRPILGLDAKELLRIVLEASEDAMLIPAHAWTPHFSVFGAASGFDSLEECFEELTPHVYAIETGLSSDPQMNWRLSCLDRITLTSHSDAHSPHKIGREANILDTDVSYTAITNAMKKRGGFTGTIEFFPEEGKYHYDGHRVCGVSLSPEETIKNNYLCPVCGKKVTIGVMHRVDKLADRKNGFKPENAPVFYSLIPLAEIISETVKVGVNSKAVRNEYFKLLENLGNEFKILMDCTAEEIESAGSPQLAEAISRMRKGKVSIAPGFDGEYGKVKIFEEVERKKPKGQARLF; translated from the coding sequence ATGAGATTTATTGCAGACCTTCATATGCATTCAAGATATTCTCGCGCGACAAGCAGGGATATGACTCCTGAAAATCTCTGGAAATGGTCACAGTTAAAGGGCATAACGGTTCTTGGAACAGGCGATTTCACTCACCCGCAATGGCTGACTGAGATTAGGGAAAAGCTGGACAATTGCGGAAACGGTTTGTTCAGATTGAAAAAGAAGCATTGGCTTAATGACATCCCCGCGTCCTGCTCATCTGAGATGTATTTCATGCTTACAGCAGAGATAAGCTGCATTTACAGCAAGAACGGACGATTAAGAAAGATACACAGTATTGTCTTGGCGCCTGACTTCAATACAGCGGAAAAAATTAATTCAAAACTTTCAAAGATAGGAAATTTGTCAGCAGACGGAAGGCCCATTCTCGGGCTTGACGCAAAGGAACTTCTGAGGATTGTCCTTGAGGCATCTGAAGACGCAATGCTTATTCCGGCGCATGCGTGGACGCCTCATTTCTCGGTTTTTGGCGCAGCTTCGGGTTTTGATTCTCTTGAGGAGTGTTTTGAAGAATTAACGCCGCATGTTTATGCGATAGAGACAGGGCTTTCCTCTGACCCGCAGATGAACTGGAGGCTGTCATGCCTTGACAGGATTACATTAACATCACACTCTGATGCGCATTCGCCCCATAAGATAGGAAGAGAGGCTAATATTCTGGATACAGACGTTTCATACACGGCAATCACAAATGCAATGAAAAAAAGAGGCGGTTTTACAGGCACAATAGAATTTTTTCCCGAAGAAGGGAAATATCATTATGACGGACACAGGGTATGCGGCGTGAGCCTTTCGCCTGAAGAGACGATTAAGAACAATTATTTATGCCCTGTGTGCGGGAAAAAAGTGACAATAGGAGTTATGCACAGAGTGGATAAGCTTGCTGATAGGAAAAACGGATTCAAACCTGAAAATGCACCTGTTTTTTATTCCCTTATCCCGCTCGCTGAGATTATTTCCGAGACAGTGAAAGTAGGCGTTAACAGCAAAGCTGTTAGAAATGAGTATTTTAAACTGCTTGAAAATCTCGGCAATGAATTTAAGATACTCATGGACTGTACAGCAGAGGAGATTGAAAGCGCAGGCTCTCCTCAGCTTGCAGAGGCAATATCACGGATGAGAAAAGGAAAGGTAAGCATAGCGCCCGGCTTTGACGGTGAGTACGGCAAGGTAAAGATATTTGAGGAAGTTGAAAGGAAAAAGCCAAAAGGACAGGCAAGACTATTTTAA
- a CDS encoding YIP1 family protein, with translation MEEGKSLVNGIVSTSLKVITNPSGFYREMPQTGGFQHPVIFLVAMMVISMVIGYIGSLAHLGISPMGGGMMGAGAIAGIIIGPIIGLVFSFIAAGILFIIWKIMGSQENYETAYRCAAYSSGIIPVTSVLGFIPYLGSVAGLLWGFYLIITASIEVHKIKSSLAWTVWGIIAALFIMLSLSAQYAARKFSGEWMEKAKEMEKKGKEAEQAAKKMQETLSNIPQGKQMTEEQQKQMEEAMKKMQEEMMKNMPQKQEKE, from the coding sequence ATGGAAGAGGGTAAGAGTCTGGTTAACGGCATAGTATCAACATCCTTAAAGGTCATCACAAATCCGTCCGGATTTTACAGAGAGATGCCGCAGACAGGCGGGTTTCAGCATCCGGTAATCTTTCTTGTTGCCATGATGGTTATAAGCATGGTGATAGGTTATATCGGTTCGTTAGCTCATCTTGGTATCAGCCCAATGGGAGGAGGCATGATGGGCGCCGGCGCCATTGCAGGAATAATTATCGGCCCGATAATAGGACTGGTTTTCAGTTTCATAGCAGCGGGAATCCTTTTTATTATCTGGAAGATAATGGGTTCGCAGGAGAATTATGAGACGGCATATCGCTGCGCTGCATACAGCAGCGGAATTATCCCTGTTACATCAGTTCTTGGTTTTATTCCATATCTTGGTTCTGTTGCAGGACTTCTATGGGGTTTTTATCTCATTATTACCGCATCAATAGAAGTTCATAAGATAAAATCGTCTCTGGCATGGACGGTGTGGGGAATAATCGCAGCGCTTTTTATAATGCTGTCACTGTCAGCGCAGTATGCAGCAAGGAAATTTTCAGGTGAATGGATGGAAAAGGCAAAAGAGATGGAGAAGAAGGGTAAAGAGGCAGAACAAGCGGCAAAGAAGATGCAGGAAACGCTCTCAAATATACCTCAAGGCAAACAGATGACGGAAGAACAGCAAAAGCAGATGGAAGAGGCAATGAAAAAAATGCAGGAAGAGATGATGAAGAATATGCCGCAGAAGCAGGAAAAGGAATAA